CACTATCGAGCTGAGTCTTGGTGGCTGGGTTGAATATTACTAAAGCGTGTTTAGGCATTATTGTTGTTTTCTAGGGGTCCCTATGTAAGGTCGTAAGCAGCTGGCAGGCGGTTCCCTCCTCTGATATTTTTTTATTTTGCTTGTGGCACCGTTTTTGGCGAGGGCTGGAACTGAACAATGCCACCTCCGTCCCTACAACATCGTCATATGCAGGGTGTTGGAATCAATGAATACACAGGTTGCAAAAGAGCCAGAGCATGCTCAAAACAAGGGACCGTTAAGCAAAGTCCAATCTAAAAAGCTGATACTGGTGGCAAGCCACCTGGCAGTACTGGCACTGGGCTCGGTCAGTGGGTACTTTTGGGTTTAAGAGCAGCAGATATGCCGACTCAATCTGACAAGCTCGTAGTCAGTGGTCGTATCGAAGCACCAGAAACCTATATAACCGCCGCTACTTCATCAAGAGTCAATCAAGTACACGTTAAAGAAGGCGACCATGTGCGCAAAGGTCAGCTGATTGTCTCACTTGACTCTAGTATTATTAAAACCAAACTAAAAGAAACAGGCTCTGCCATACAACAGGCACAAAGAGCCAGGGCCCAAGCCCAGCAACAGGTGCAGGCAGTACAGCAAAATATAGCTAAAGCCAAGAAAAAATCTATTTTTGGCAAGATTTTTAGTACAAAAAAAGGCAGACAGGCTGAAGAAGACCGTCTGCGCGCTCAATACATGCAAGCAAAAATGATGGAAGGGCAGGCACAGGGCGGTCTGGCACAGGCTCAGAGTATGCGCAGTGAGGCCGGTCAAAAACTATCGTACTTTAATATAGTCAGCCCCATTGACGGTATCGTCACCATCCGCAGTGCCGATCCTGGAGAAGTAGTTAAAGCCGGGCAGGTCCTCGTCACCTTAGCTGATCCCTCAGCTGTCTATATGAGAGGCTTTATCCCCGAAGGTAGTATCGCTCATGTCAAACTGGGAGACAGAGCTCATATAGTACTGGACAACAAAACCCAAAAACCAATCGAAGCAACTTTGTCTGCGCTAGACAAAGAGCCATCATTTACACCACAAAATGTCTACCTCAAAGAAGATAGAGAGCGTCAGGTCTTTGGCTGCAAACTGCGTATTGTCAATCCAGATGGCTCGGCAAAAGCCGGCATGCCAGCGGAGGCAACTTTTGACCTCAAGGCAGGCCGTAAATGACAGTAAGCGCCGCGACTCAGTCATCTGCCCAAACTCAAACTGGCAGCTCAATTATCACGGTCAAAAACTGCAATAAAACCTTTAAAAGTGGTGCAGTCGGTCTAAAAGACTTTGAACTCCAAGTTAATGCAGGTGAATTGTTTGGTCTAGTCGGTCCCGATGGTGCCGGTAAAACCACCGCCATAGAGATATTGGCCGGACTGACAAACGCTACTTCCGGTAATATCCAGGTACTGAGCAGCCAGCCCCATCAAATCAGACATAAACTTGGCTATGTGCCTCAAGATCTGGCTCTCTATCCAGAGCTTACTGTGATAGAAAACCTCGAATATGCCTCAGGTCTTTATCAAATCAATGCAAAAGAAGCTAAAGAGCACAGCGACAAGTTTCTCGCGAAATTCCACCTGACCGATTTTAAAAACAGACAGGCAGCAAAACTATCTGGTGGTATGAAACAGAATCTAGCTCTCTGCATGGCTCTAGTCGGCAGTCCCGCCCTCCTATTACTGGATGAACCCACTACAGGTCTTGATCCAATTGCCAGAATCAATCTATGGCAGACTCTACTGGAGCTGTCGGCGGCTGGTACTACAATCCTGGTGGCCACGCCGTTTTTGGACGAAGCTGAGCGCTGCTCAAAAGTAGGACTGATATACGAAGGCAAAATCCAGGTGATTGGCACTCCAGATGATCTAAAAAAACAGTCTGGTTTAGCGCGACTGCTTTTAGTAAGCGAAGAAAGAGAAAAACTAGGTCAACTGCAAGATCGACTAAAGAACGAGACGCATCACAAGATAAACTCAATCCAGTCATTTGGAGATAGTCTCGAAATCCTAGTAAATCAAAATGACACGGCTGAACTGTCCAAACTAAAGGAGCAGCTCAGCCAGTATGGCCAGGTCAAACAAACTGAAGCCACAATGGAAAACGTCTTTGTCGACAAGCTCCAAAAGCTCGGACTGAGCGAAAAACCAATAGAAGCGCTAGAAATAAAAAATAGAACTGCCCCCAACAAAAATCAAAATGCCATTGAAGCCAGAGGACTGAATAAGACTTTTGGAGATTTTAGTGCGGTGCAGGATGTCTCAGTCAATATTGCCTATGGCGAAATCTATGGGCTTTTAGGTGCTAACGGAGCAGGCAAAACTACCACTATCAAGATGCTCTGCGGGCTGCTCAGACCTGATAGCGGCACAATCACTCTGGGAGGCGAAAACTCACAATTGCGCTCAACAAATTTGAGACGCAAAATCGGCTATATGAGCCAGAAATTTACTCTCTACGACGGATTGACTGTAAAAGAAAACCTGGAATTTTACTGTGGCATCTATGAAATCCCTGTAAATGACAGGCAAAGACGCATCCAGTGGGCAATAAAAACAGCCGATATGGCAGGCAAAGAAAATCGTCTGGTGGGTCAGTTACCCTTTGGCTGGAAGCAGCGTGTAGCTTTTGTTA
Above is a window of Candidatus Obscuribacter sp. DNA encoding:
- a CDS encoding efflux RND transporter periplasmic adaptor subunit yields the protein MPTQSDKLVVSGRIEAPETYITAATSSRVNQVHVKEGDHVRKGQLIVSLDSSIIKTKLKETGSAIQQAQRARAQAQQQVQAVQQNIAKAKKKSIFGKIFSTKKGRQAEEDRLRAQYMQAKMMEGQAQGGLAQAQSMRSEAGQKLSYFNIVSPIDGIVTIRSADPGEVVKAGQVLVTLADPSAVYMRGFIPEGSIAHVKLGDRAHIVLDNKTQKPIEATLSALDKEPSFTPQNVYLKEDRERQVFGCKLRIVNPDGSAKAGMPAEATFDLKAGRK
- a CDS encoding ABC transporter ATP-binding protein, which translates into the protein MTVSAATQSSAQTQTGSSIITVKNCNKTFKSGAVGLKDFELQVNAGELFGLVGPDGAGKTTAIEILAGLTNATSGNIQVLSSQPHQIRHKLGYVPQDLALYPELTVIENLEYASGLYQINAKEAKEHSDKFLAKFHLTDFKNRQAAKLSGGMKQNLALCMALVGSPALLLLDEPTTGLDPIARINLWQTLLELSAAGTTILVATPFLDEAERCSKVGLIYEGKIQVIGTPDDLKKQSGLARLLLVSEEREKLGQLQDRLKNETHHKINSIQSFGDSLEILVNQNDTAELSKLKEQLSQYGQVKQTEATMENVFVDKLQKLGLSEKPIEALEIKNRTAPNKNQNAIEARGLNKTFGDFSAVQDVSVNIAYGEIYGLLGANGAGKTTTIKMLCGLLRPDSGTITLGGENSQLRSTNLRRKIGYMSQKFTLYDGLTVKENLEFYCGIYEIPVNDRQRRIQWAIKTADMAGKENRLVGQLPFGWKQRVAFVSALMHQPEILFLDEPTAGVDPVARRQLWAMIKKMAQDGTAVLVTTHYMDEAEYCNRLSFMSDSRLIVEGSPHEIRQKGKAIKSQDEGLDDSLDAAFIKLVGQARRAEGGNYADK